One Streptococcus sp. S1 DNA window includes the following coding sequences:
- the glyA gene encoding serine hydroxymethyltransferase, which produces MIFDKEDYKAYDVDLWNAIAKEEERQQNNIELIASENVVSKAVMAAQGSILTNKYAEGYPGRRYYGGTDVVDVVESLAIERAKEIFGAKFANVQPHSGSQANCAAYMALIEPGDTVMGMDLAAGGHLTHGASVSFSGQTYNFVSYSVDPETELLDFDAILKQAQEVKPKLIVAGASAYSHIIDFSKFREIADAVGAKLMVDMAHIAGLVAAGLHPSPVPYAHITTTTTHKTLRGPRGGLILTNDEELAKKINSAIFPGIQGGPLEHVIAAKAVAFKEALDPAFKEYAANVIKNSQAMADVFLQDPDFRVISGGTENHLFLVDVTKVVENGKVAQNLLDEVNITLNKNSIPYETLSPFKTSGIRIGAAAITARGFGEKESRTVAELMIKALKNADNQEVLDEVRSQVKALTDAFPLYED; this is translated from the coding sequence ATGATTTTTGATAAAGAAGATTACAAAGCCTATGATGTAGACCTATGGAATGCGATCGCTAAAGAAGAAGAGCGTCAACAAAACAATATTGAGTTGATTGCTTCTGAAAATGTCGTCTCTAAGGCAGTGATGGCTGCTCAAGGGTCTATTCTGACCAATAAATATGCCGAAGGCTACCCTGGTCGTCGTTACTATGGTGGGACAGATGTTGTCGATGTGGTCGAAAGTCTCGCGATCGAACGGGCCAAAGAAATCTTTGGTGCTAAATTTGCGAACGTTCAACCACATTCAGGAAGTCAGGCAAACTGCGCTGCCTATATGGCCTTGATTGAGCCTGGTGATACTGTTATGGGGATGGATTTAGCTGCCGGTGGACATTTGACGCACGGAGCTTCTGTGAGCTTCTCTGGTCAAACCTATAACTTTGTGTCCTATAGTGTAGATCCTGAAACAGAGCTCTTGGATTTTGACGCCATCTTAAAACAAGCCCAAGAAGTGAAGCCAAAACTCATCGTTGCTGGTGCCTCAGCCTACTCTCATATTATTGATTTCTCAAAATTCCGTGAGATTGCGGATGCAGTAGGAGCTAAGCTCATGGTTGACATGGCCCATATTGCTGGTCTCGTGGCAGCAGGTCTTCATCCAAGTCCAGTTCCTTATGCCCATATCACGACTACGACCACTCACAAGACCCTTCGTGGCCCTCGTGGAGGCCTAATCTTGACCAATGACGAGGAATTGGCTAAGAAAATTAACTCTGCTATTTTCCCTGGTATTCAAGGAGGACCGTTGGAGCATGTCATTGCAGCTAAAGCTGTCGCTTTCAAAGAAGCGCTGGATCCTGCCTTTAAAGAATATGCAGCTAACGTGATTAAGAACAGTCAGGCCATGGCTGATGTCTTCTTGCAAGATCCTGATTTCCGTGTCATTTCAGGCGGAACAGAGAACCACCTTTTCCTTGTCGACGTCACCAAAGTCGTTGAAAATGGGAAAGTGGCGCAAAACTTGTTGGATGAAGTCAATATCACCCTCAACAAGAACTCTATTCCTTATGAAACCTTGTCTCCATTTAAGACCAGTGGGATTCGGATTGGTGCAGCAGCTATCACCGCTCGTGGTTTTGGTGAAAAAGAAAGTCGCACCGTTGCTGAACTCATGATCAAAGCGCTGAAGAATGCGGATAATCAAGAAGTATTAGACGAAGTGCGTAGCCAAGTCAAAGCCTTGACAGACGCCTTTCCACTTTACGAGGACTAA
- a CDS encoding L-threonylcarbamoyladenylate synthase encodes MDHIEKELEAGRAVILPTETVYGIFAKALNQEAVDYIYELKRRPRDKALNLNVAGEEDIRLYSKNQPGYLTKLIDSFLPGPLTIILQANKKVPDWIHSRLDTVGFRIPAHPKTLELIRKYGPLVGPSANLSGHASGTKYQAIISEFDQVVPGIEDDEFLTGQDSTILDISGSKARILRQGSITKADLLAQVPELSFEEDELPQ; translated from the coding sequence ATGGATCACATTGAGAAAGAATTAGAAGCAGGACGTGCGGTTATTCTGCCAACTGAAACAGTCTATGGTATTTTTGCCAAAGCTTTGAATCAAGAGGCAGTTGATTATATATACGAATTAAAACGTAGACCGAGAGACAAGGCTCTGAATTTAAATGTAGCCGGCGAAGAAGATATTCGACTTTATTCGAAAAATCAACCTGGCTATTTAACAAAACTGATTGATTCATTTTTACCAGGGCCTCTGACTATTATTCTTCAGGCGAATAAAAAGGTACCAGACTGGATTCATTCAAGATTGGATACAGTTGGTTTTCGTATTCCGGCTCACCCAAAAACGTTGGAATTAATTCGTAAATACGGTCCTTTAGTTGGTCCCTCGGCCAATCTTTCAGGTCATGCAAGTGGAACAAAGTATCAGGCTATTATAAGCGAGTTTGATCAAGTGGTTCCTGGTATAGAGGATGATGAATTTCTGACTGGTCAAGATTCAACTATCCTAGATATCTCTGGTTCCAAGGCCAGGATTTTGCGCCAAGGTTCGATTACCAAAGCTGATTTGCTTGCACAAGTGCCCGAACTTTCCTTTGAGGAAGATGAACTTCCTCAGTGA
- the prmC gene encoding peptide chain release factor N(5)-glutamine methyltransferase yields MLLGPLLAQYEEELIAVGEEAESLSFAYRALKHWTFTDFVLALQKEVEVEDQALLESIFEQLKHHVPAQYIIGSAEFCGHVFTVDERVLIPRPETEELVALILEENDGDTLQVLDIGTGSGAIAISLALARSTWQVQASDVSEEALALAQENAKQLEAVLEFKSSDVLDELEGPYDLIVSNPPYISRDDVEEVGANVLASEPHLALFADRDGYAIYEKIAQQAPSVLTPDGKIYLEIGYKQGSKVKELFQEAFPDKRVRVLKDQFGQDRMVVVDNGSH; encoded by the coding sequence ATGTTGTTGGGACCATTATTAGCCCAGTATGAAGAAGAATTAATAGCCGTTGGAGAGGAAGCAGAAAGCCTCTCCTTCGCGTATCGTGCTTTAAAACACTGGACCTTTACAGACTTTGTCCTTGCCTTGCAAAAAGAAGTGGAAGTAGAGGATCAGGCCTTGCTTGAATCCATCTTTGAGCAGTTGAAACATCACGTCCCTGCCCAGTATATTATTGGGAGCGCCGAATTTTGTGGCCATGTTTTTACAGTTGATGAGCGCGTGCTGATTCCACGACCTGAAACGGAAGAATTGGTCGCTCTCATTCTGGAAGAAAATGATGGGGATACCTTACAAGTTCTGGATATCGGAACAGGAAGTGGGGCCATTGCCATTAGCCTAGCCCTCGCTAGATCTACCTGGCAGGTTCAAGCTAGTGATGTCTCAGAAGAGGCTTTAGCCCTGGCTCAAGAAAATGCCAAGCAATTAGAAGCTGTCCTTGAATTCAAGTCGTCAGATGTACTGGACGAACTAGAAGGTCCTTATGACCTGATTGTGTCCAACCCTCCCTATATCTCTCGGGATGATGTAGAAGAGGTTGGAGCCAATGTTTTAGCCTCTGAACCCCACTTAGCTCTTTTTGCGGATCGTGATGGATATGCCATCTACGAAAAGATTGCCCAGCAAGCACCAAGTGTTTTAACACCAGACGGAAAGATCTATCTAGAAATTGGCTATAAGCAAGGAAGCAAAGTAAAAGAGCTCTTTCAAGAAGCGTTTCCTGACAAACGCGTTCGCGTTCTGAAAGACCAATTTGGACAAGATAGGATGGTAGTAGTAGACAATGGATCACATTGA
- the prfA gene encoding peptide chain release factor 1 codes for MNIYDQLQAVEDRYEELGELLSDPDVVSDTKRFMELSKEEASTRDTVTAYREYKQVLQNIVDAEEMIKEAGGDADLEEMAKQELKDAKAEKEEYEEKLKILLLPKDPNDDKNIILEIRGAAGGDEAQLFAGDLLQMYQKYAESQGWRFEVMEASYNGVGGIKEVVAMVSGQSVYSKLKYESGAHRVQRVPVTESQGRVHTSTATVLVMPEIEEVEYDIDPKDLRIDIYHASGAGGQNVNKVATAVRIVHLPTNIKVEMQEERTQQKNREKAMKIIRARVADHFAQIAQDEQDAERKSTIGTGDRSERIRTYNFPQNRVTDHRIGLTLQKLDTILSGKLDEVVDALVLYDQTQKLEELNK; via the coding sequence ATGAATATCTATGATCAACTACAGGCTGTAGAAGACCGATACGAAGAGTTAGGAGAGTTATTGAGTGACCCAGATGTGGTCTCTGATACCAAACGTTTTATGGAGCTTTCAAAAGAAGAGGCTTCCACTCGTGATACGGTGACAGCATACCGAGAGTACAAGCAAGTCCTTCAAAACATTGTTGACGCTGAGGAAATGATTAAGGAAGCAGGCGGCGATGCGGACTTGGAAGAAATGGCCAAGCAAGAGCTAAAAGATGCAAAGGCTGAAAAGGAAGAGTACGAAGAAAAACTGAAGATCTTACTTCTTCCAAAAGATCCAAACGATGACAAGAACATTATCTTGGAAATCCGTGGAGCAGCTGGAGGAGACGAAGCCCAATTGTTTGCTGGTGACCTCTTGCAGATGTACCAAAAATACGCAGAAAGCCAAGGCTGGCGTTTTGAAGTCATGGAAGCTTCCTACAATGGCGTTGGTGGGATTAAAGAAGTCGTAGCCATGGTTTCTGGTCAATCGGTTTATTCAAAACTCAAGTATGAATCTGGTGCCCACCGGGTGCAACGAGTTCCTGTGACAGAAAGCCAAGGTCGTGTCCATACTTCGACTGCTACAGTTCTGGTTATGCCAGAAATTGAAGAAGTCGAGTACGACATTGATCCAAAAGACCTTCGGATTGATATCTACCACGCATCTGGTGCGGGTGGACAGAACGTCAATAAGGTCGCTACAGCCGTTCGTATCGTCCACTTGCCAACCAATATCAAGGTTGAGATGCAGGAAGAACGGACGCAACAGAAGAACCGCGAAAAAGCCATGAAGATCATCCGTGCGCGTGTGGCTGACCACTTTGCTCAGATTGCCCAAGACGAGCAAGACGCTGAGCGGAAGTCTACTATCGGGACTGGTGACCGTTCAGAGCGGATCCGGACTTACAACTTCCCTCAAAACCGTGTGACTGATCACCGGATTGGTTTGACCCTTCAAAAACTGGACACCATCTTATCTGGTAAATTAGATGAAGTGGTCGATGCTTTGGTCTTGTATGATCAAACACAAAAATTAGAAGAGTTGAACAAATAA
- a CDS encoding GNAT family N-acetyltransferase — protein sequence MSICLKDITIENYFDVLNLEVHPNQRNFIASNSISLAEAYVYDKNGDFIAPLAVYDKEVLVGFVIIAYDQKIEISKGNYLLFRFMIDKRFQGLGYFKPTMDAVIDFVQTEPAGKATSLWLSYEPENNQARSCYLHYGFKETGEVIEDEIVAIYDLTTKN from the coding sequence ATGTCTATTTGTTTAAAAGATATTACAATAGAGAATTATTTTGACGTTTTAAATCTAGAAGTTCATCCAAATCAAAGGAATTTTATTGCATCCAATTCCATTAGTTTAGCTGAAGCCTATGTATATGATAAAAATGGTGATTTTATAGCTCCCTTAGCAGTTTATGATAAGGAAGTATTAGTTGGTTTTGTTATAATTGCCTATGACCAGAAAATTGAGATCAGCAAGGGGAACTACTTGTTATTTCGTTTTATGATCGATAAACGATTTCAAGGTTTAGGCTATTTTAAACCGACTATGGATGCAGTCATTGACTTTGTTCAAACAGAGCCAGCTGGAAAAGCGACAAGTCTTTGGTTATCTTATGAACCGGAAAATAATCAAGCGAGATCTTGCTATCTCCATTATGGATTTAAAGAAACTGGCGAAGTCATAGAAGACGAAATTGTAGCAATCTATGATCTAACAACCAAGAATTAA
- a CDS encoding thymidine kinase, with amino-acid sequence MAQLYYKYGTMNSGKTIEILKVAHNYEEQGKSVVIMTSAIDTRDGVGVVSSRIGMKREAVAIEDDTDIFGFIKNQAIKPYCVLIDEAQFLKRHHVYDLARVVDELDVPVMAFGLKNDFRNELFEGSKHLLLLADKIEEIKTICQYCSRKATMVLRTQAGKPVYDGEQIQIGGHETYISVCRKHYFNPDIPTESV; translated from the coding sequence ATGGCACAATTATATTATAAATATGGGACCATGAACTCGGGGAAAACCATTGAGATCTTGAAGGTGGCCCATAATTATGAAGAGCAAGGCAAGAGCGTCGTCATCATGACCTCGGCAATCGATACACGAGATGGAGTTGGAGTAGTTTCTAGCCGGATCGGTATGAAACGAGAAGCTGTTGCAATTGAAGACGATACGGATATCTTTGGTTTTATTAAAAACCAAGCAATCAAACCTTACTGTGTCTTAATTGATGAAGCTCAATTTTTGAAACGACACCATGTCTATGACTTGGCAAGAGTCGTGGATGAACTGGATGTGCCGGTCATGGCTTTTGGCCTCAAAAATGATTTCCGAAATGAACTCTTTGAAGGTTCCAAACACCTCCTCTTGTTAGCCGACAAGATCGAGGAGATCAAAACCATCTGCCAATACTGTTCCCGCAAGGCGACCATGGTCTTGCGTACCCAAGCGGGTAAACCTGTCTATGATGGAGAGCAGATCCAGATCGGTGGACACGAGACCTATATCTCGGTTTGCCGCAAGCATTATTTTAATCCAGACATACCAACCGAAAGCGTCTAG
- a CDS encoding 4-oxalocrotonate tautomerase → MPFVRIDLFEGRTLEQKKALAKEVTEAVVRNTGAPQSAVHVIINDMPEGTYFPQGEMRTK, encoded by the coding sequence ATGCCATTTGTACGAATTGACCTTTTTGAAGGACGCACCTTGGAACAAAAGAAAGCCCTCGCTAAAGAAGTAACGGAAGCTGTTGTCCGCAATACTGGCGCTCCTCAGTCAGCTGTTCACGTTATCATTAATGATATGCCTGAAGGCACTTACTTCCCTCAAGGTGAAATGCGCACCAAATAA
- the ilvD gene encoding dihydroxy-acid dehydratase — MRSDMIKMGIDRAPARGLLYATGQVKSAKDMQKPFIAICNSYIDIVPGHVHLRELADVAKEAIREAGGIPFEFNTIGVDDGIAMGHIGMRYSLPSRELIADAAETVINAHWFDGVFYIPNCDKITPGMILAAMRTNVPAVFCSGGPMKGGVDMTGHQATLSSLFEAVGTYQAGDMSMDELDFLEKNACPTCGSCSGMFTANSMNCLMEVLGLALPGNGTILAVSDERRELVRQAAKQLVENIKKDIRPRDIVTKEAIDDAFALDMAMGGSTNTVLHTLAIAREAGIDYDLKDINEIAKKTPYLSKIAPSSVYTMHDVHEAGGVPAIINQLIKKGAIKGDRITVTGKTLKENVAGAEIKNEEIIHPIEHPISPVGGLSILYGNIAQDGAVIKVGGVDPSVTTFRGKAICCDSQDQALELIDNGTVKKGHVVVIRYEGPQGGPGMPEMLAPTSKIVGRGLGKDVALITDGRFSGATRGIAIGHVSPEAAEGGNIALIEDGDEIVIDLPNRTIDLLVDDATLAERRKHLKPFKSKISSGWLRRYTAFAKSANLGGTLMSDEEFEERKAERQAQEK; from the coding sequence ATGAGAAGTGATATGATCAAAATGGGGATTGACCGAGCACCAGCGCGTGGTCTCCTCTATGCAACAGGGCAAGTAAAATCAGCAAAGGATATGCAAAAGCCCTTTATTGCCATTTGTAACTCCTATATTGATATCGTTCCAGGACATGTTCACCTGCGTGAATTAGCGGATGTTGCTAAGGAGGCTATCCGCGAGGCTGGTGGGATTCCTTTTGAATTTAATACCATCGGTGTCGATGACGGGATTGCTATGGGCCATATCGGGATGCGTTATAGTTTGCCATCTCGCGAGTTGATCGCAGATGCTGCTGAAACAGTCATCAATGCCCACTGGTTTGATGGTGTTTTCTATATTCCCAACTGTGATAAGATTACACCAGGAATGATTTTAGCTGCCATGCGGACCAATGTGCCTGCCGTATTTTGTTCTGGTGGACCCATGAAGGGTGGCGTTGACATGACGGGGCATCAAGCGACGCTCTCAAGTTTGTTTGAAGCTGTAGGTACTTATCAAGCTGGTGATATGAGCATGGATGAGCTCGATTTCTTGGAAAAAAATGCCTGCCCAACCTGTGGCTCTTGCTCTGGTATGTTTACTGCCAATTCCATGAACTGTTTGATGGAAGTATTAGGCCTTGCTCTTCCTGGAAATGGTACCATCCTAGCGGTTTCAGATGAACGTCGTGAATTGGTTCGCCAAGCGGCTAAACAATTGGTAGAGAATATTAAAAAGGATATCCGTCCACGGGATATTGTGACCAAAGAAGCCATCGACGATGCCTTTGCGCTCGATATGGCCATGGGTGGTTCAACCAATACTGTGCTTCATACGCTCGCAATTGCGCGTGAAGCAGGGATTGACTATGATCTCAAAGATATCAACGAAATTGCCAAGAAGACACCTTATCTCTCTAAGATTGCACCTTCAAGTGTTTATACGATGCATGATGTGCATGAAGCTGGTGGTGTACCAGCCATTATCAATCAGTTGATCAAAAAAGGTGCCATTAAGGGTGATCGTATCACAGTTACTGGTAAAACCTTGAAAGAAAACGTAGCTGGTGCTGAAATCAAAAATGAAGAAATTATCCATCCAATCGAACATCCTATTTCACCTGTAGGTGGTTTGTCGATCCTCTACGGAAATATCGCTCAGGATGGAGCTGTTATCAAGGTCGGTGGGGTCGATCCATCTGTGACTACTTTCCGTGGTAAAGCTATTTGTTGCGATTCACAAGATCAAGCCCTTGAGTTGATTGACAATGGAACAGTCAAGAAGGGCCATGTCGTTGTTATTCGTTACGAGGGTCCTCAGGGTGGTCCTGGTATGCCAGAGATGCTAGCGCCAACCTCTAAGATTGTCGGACGCGGTCTTGGTAAGGATGTGGCACTGATTACGGATGGTCGTTTCTCAGGAGCTACTCGTGGGATTGCTATTGGTCACGTTTCTCCAGAGGCAGCAGAAGGTGGAAATATCGCCTTGATTGAAGACGGGGACGAAATCGTGATTGACCTACCAAATCGTACTATTGATTTGCTTGTCGATGATGCAACCCTTGCAGAACGTCGCAAACATTTGAAACCATTCAAATCAAAAATTTCCAGCGGTTGGTTGCGTCGCTATACAGCCTTTGCCAAATCAGCTAATCTTGGCGGAACTTTGATGAGTGACGAAGAATTCGAAGAACGGAAAGCAGAACGTCAAGCTCAAGAAAAATAA
- a CDS encoding MATE family efflux transporter yields MYVTYHFKERLRLFLSLFLPILIYQLANYSASFVDTAMTGQYRTLDLAGVSTATSLWNPFFTFLTGIVSALTPIVGHHLGKGNKERIAGDFYQFLYMSFGMAILLIGFVWGIAPMILKQIGLENVVAQIAIRYLYFLSLGILPLLLFSIVRTFLDTLGMTRLSMYLMLLLLPLNACFNYILIYGAFGFPEMGGAGAGLGTSLAYWVLLVIAVLILCKHPKVAPFQLWKPQPYDFKGMKEVLRLGLPIGGIVFAEVIIFSLVGLLMAKFPSLTIASHQSAMNFSTLMYAFPVSISSTMAIIVSYELGAGRPEVVKQYCRLGRLTAFGFAIVTLVFLYTFRFQLAGLYGKDPIFVQQTAIFMTYSLFFQVADTFAAPLQGILRGYKDTTVPFLLGVFSYWCISIPLGIFLDHVTNLGPYAYWIGLISSLVVSGICYQLRLWQIEKKQTN; encoded by the coding sequence ATGTATGTAACCTATCACTTTAAAGAGCGCTTGCGCTTGTTTTTGAGTCTATTTTTGCCGATTTTAATCTACCAATTGGCCAATTATTCAGCCAGCTTTGTTGATACAGCCATGACTGGTCAGTACCGGACCCTTGATTTGGCTGGTGTTTCGACAGCTACCAGTCTGTGGAATCCATTTTTTACTTTCCTGACCGGGATTGTCTCTGCGCTGACGCCGATTGTTGGGCATCATTTAGGAAAGGGAAATAAAGAACGGATTGCTGGCGATTTTTACCAATTCCTCTATATGTCATTTGGTATGGCCATTCTCTTAATAGGCTTTGTTTGGGGCATTGCACCCATGATTCTCAAGCAGATCGGTTTAGAAAATGTTGTTGCCCAAATAGCTATTCGCTATTTATATTTCCTTTCTCTGGGAATCTTACCCTTGTTGCTCTTTAGTATCGTGCGGACCTTCCTCGATACCTTGGGAATGACGCGTCTATCGATGTACTTGATGCTCTTGCTTTTGCCTCTCAATGCTTGTTTTAACTATATCCTGATCTATGGAGCATTTGGTTTTCCTGAGATGGGAGGAGCAGGAGCAGGTCTTGGAACCTCTCTGGCCTACTGGGTCCTGCTGGTGATTGCGGTTTTGATCTTGTGCAAACACCCTAAGGTAGCACCTTTCCAATTGTGGAAGCCGCAGCCTTATGATTTTAAAGGGATGAAAGAGGTATTGCGACTTGGGCTTCCAATCGGTGGAATTGTTTTTGCAGAAGTCATCATCTTCTCGCTCGTTGGTCTATTAATGGCAAAATTCCCATCACTCACCATCGCGAGTCACCAATCAGCCATGAATTTTTCTACCCTGATGTATGCTTTCCCGGTTAGTATCTCCAGTACCATGGCGATTATCGTATCTTACGAACTGGGAGCAGGAAGACCAGAAGTCGTCAAACAATACTGCCGTTTGGGCCGGCTGACAGCCTTTGGCTTTGCCATTGTCACCCTGGTCTTTCTCTATACATTCCGCTTCCAACTGGCAGGACTATATGGCAAGGATCCAATCTTTGTGCAACAAACAGCGATTTTCATGACCTATAGCCTCTTTTTCCAAGTGGCTGATACTTTTGCAGCCCCCCTTCAAGGGATTTTGCGGGGTTATAAGGATACAACGGTTCCTTTCTTATTAGGAGTCTTTAGTTATTGGTGTATCTCTATCCCACTAGGGATTTTCCTTGACCATGTGACCAACCTCGGTCCCTATGCTTATTGGATCGGCCTTATTTCTAGCCTTGTCGTGAGTGGAATTTGTTACCAACTTCGGCTCTGGCAGATCGAAAAAAAGCAAACAAACTAA
- a CDS encoding nucleobase:cation symporter-2 family protein yields the protein MQKQESHSQAAILGLQHLLAMYSGSILVPIMIAGALGYNAHQLTYLISTDIFMCGVATFLQVQLNKYFGIGLPVVLGVAFQSVAPLSMIGASHGSGAMFGALIVSGIYVILVSGFFSKIANLFPSIVTGSVITTIGLTLIPVAIGNMGNNAPKPTVQSLILAVVTILIILVVNIYTTGFIKSISILIGLITGTAIAASMGLVDFTPVAQAPVVHVPTPFFFGAPKFEITSIVMMCIIATVSMVESTGVYLALSDITKDPINSTRLRNGYRAEGLAVLLGGIFNTFPYTGFSQNVGLVKLSGIKTRLPIYYAAGFLVLLGLLPKFGALAQIIPSPVLGGAMLVMFGFVSIQGMQILARVDFEHNEHNFLIAAVSIAAGVGLNNSTLFNGLPTGFQMFFANGIVVASVLAIVLNAILNRNKH from the coding sequence ATGCAAAAACAAGAAAGCCATTCACAGGCGGCCATTCTAGGCTTGCAACACCTTTTGGCCATGTATTCGGGATCTATTTTGGTACCGATCATGATCGCAGGAGCTTTGGGCTATAACGCTCATCAACTAACCTACCTCATATCTACAGATATCTTCATGTGTGGGGTCGCAACTTTCCTTCAAGTGCAGCTCAATAAATACTTTGGGATCGGTCTTCCGGTAGTCCTTGGGGTTGCCTTCCAGTCTGTGGCACCTCTCAGCATGATCGGGGCTAGCCATGGTAGTGGGGCCATGTTTGGTGCCTTGATTGTCTCAGGGATTTATGTAATCCTTGTCTCTGGTTTCTTCTCTAAGATTGCCAATCTCTTCCCATCTATTGTAACGGGATCCGTTATTACCACCATTGGTTTGACCTTGATTCCAGTAGCGATTGGAAATATGGGAAATAATGCGCCAAAACCAACCGTTCAAAGCTTGATCTTGGCTGTGGTGACTATTCTCATCATTTTAGTTGTTAATATCTATACGACTGGTTTTATTAAATCCATTTCAATTTTGATTGGTTTGATCACAGGTACTGCCATTGCGGCTTCTATGGGCTTGGTAGACTTCACACCTGTAGCTCAAGCACCAGTCGTTCACGTTCCAACACCTTTCTTCTTTGGAGCTCCTAAGTTTGAAATCACCTCAATCGTCATGATGTGTATCATCGCGACAGTTTCTATGGTGGAATCAACAGGTGTCTATCTTGCTCTTTCTGATATTACCAAAGATCCAATTAATAGCACGCGCCTTCGCAATGGTTATCGCGCTGAAGGGTTGGCCGTCCTTCTCGGCGGTATCTTCAATACCTTCCCATACACTGGATTCTCACAAAATGTTGGCTTGGTCAAATTGTCTGGTATCAAGACTCGTCTTCCAATCTACTATGCGGCTGGTTTCCTTGTTCTTCTTGGTCTCCTTCCTAAGTTTGGAGCTTTAGCACAAATCATTCCAAGTCCAGTTCTTGGGGGAGCGATGCTGGTCATGTTTGGTTTTGTATCGATTCAAGGGATGCAGATTCTTGCGCGTGTTGATTTTGAACACAATGAGCACAATTTCTTGATCGCTGCTGTATCGATTGCTGCAGGGGTTGGTTTGAACAACAGCACCCTCTTCAATGGCCTTCCAACAGGATTCCAAATGTTCTTTGCTAACGGAATTGTCGTTGCCAGTGTCTTGGCGATCGTTCTCAACGCTATTTTAAACCGCAATAAACACTAA
- a CDS encoding xanthine phosphoribosyltransferase codes for MKLLEERILKDGNVLGENILKVDSFLTHQVDFKLMKEIGQTFADRFKDAGVTKVVTIEASGIAPALYVAEALDVPMIFAKKAKNITMNEGILTAEVYSFTKQVTSTVSIAGKFLDPSDKVLIIDDFLANGQAAKGLIQIIEQAGAQVEAIGIVIEKSFQDGRGLLEELGYPVVSLARLDRFENGQVVFKEADI; via the coding sequence ATGAAATTACTGGAAGAGCGCATCTTAAAAGATGGCAATGTTTTAGGTGAGAATATCCTCAAGGTGGACTCCTTTTTGACCCACCAAGTGGATTTTAAATTGATGAAAGAAATTGGTCAGACTTTTGCGGACCGTTTTAAAGATGCTGGCGTGACGAAAGTCGTAACCATTGAAGCATCTGGGATTGCACCAGCCCTTTATGTAGCTGAAGCCTTGGATGTTCCCATGATCTTTGCTAAGAAGGCGAAAAACATCACGATGAATGAGGGCATCTTGACGGCTGAGGTTTATTCCTTTACCAAGCAAGTCACCAGCACCGTTTCGATTGCGGGTAAATTCTTGGATCCATCGGATAAGGTTTTGATCATTGACGATTTCCTTGCAAATGGGCAAGCAGCCAAAGGGTTGATTCAAATCATCGAACAAGCTGGTGCTCAAGTCGAAGCGATTGGGATCGTGATTGAAAAATCCTTCCAAGATGGACGGGGATTGTTAGAAGAGTTGGGATATCCAGTTGTATCCCTCGCACGTTTGGACCGTTTTGAAAATGGTCAGGTTGTATTTAAGGAGGCAGACATCTAA